The following proteins are co-located in the Triticum aestivum cultivar Chinese Spring chromosome 1A, IWGSC CS RefSeq v2.1, whole genome shotgun sequence genome:
- the LOC123040145 gene encoding uncharacterized protein: protein MQWVGLSSPPAAPTAAPTAVWMRRRPRTTRWPQRSSSAARRAVVAAASSSPPSSDANSSSNSPGSDEEAEEAAGKAEGDKTAAAFLLRSQKYAMLKQQLAVAAQLEDYKEAARLRDSLRLFEEEEPVLRLRRSLKKAVEEERFADAAKYRDELMILAPHSLLKCSSDATTLGIRVQVRSVYIESRSQPLKGKFFFAYRIRITNNSQRAVQLLRRHWIVTDANGRTENVWGVGVVGEQPVIFPKTGFEYSSACPLNTPNGRMEGDFEMKHIDKVGSSTFNIAIAPFSLSILGDDNDAPL from the exons ATGCAGTGGGTGGGcctgagctcgccgccggcggcgccgacggcggcgccgacgGCTGTCTGGATGCGGCGGCGTCCAAGAACAACGAGATGGCCGCAGAGGAGCTCGTCCGCCGCACGGAGGGCGGTCGTGGCGGCCGCGTCCTCGTCCCCACCGTCATCCGATGCCAACTCGAGCTCCAACTCGCCGGGCAGtgacgaggaggcggaggaggccgcgggGAAGGCGGAGGGTGACAAGACGGCGGCGGCCTTCTTGTTGAGGAGCCAGAAGTACGCTATGCTCAAGCAGCAGCTCGCCGTAGCCGCCCAACTCGAG GATTACAAGGAGGCGGCGAGGCTGAGGGACTCGTTGAGGTTGTTCGAGGAAGAAGAGCCCGtcctccgcctccgccgctcgctGAAGAAGGCGGTCGAGGAGGAGAGGTTTGCG GATGCTGCCAAGTACAGAGATGAACTGATGATTTTGGCTCCGCACTCCCTCCTCAAATGTTCTAGTGATGCTACAACTCTG GGGATAAGGGTTCAAGTCAGGAGTGTCTATATTGAAAGCCGGAGCCAACCCTTAAAGGGGAAGTTCTTTTTTGCCTACAGAATCAGAATTACAAATAATTCTCAGCGTGCTGTACAGCTTCTCAGACGACACTGGATTGTCACTGATGCGAATGGAAGGACAGAGAATGTTTG GGGTGTTGGTGTAGTGGGAGAGCAACCTGTGATATTCCCAAAGACGGGTTTTGAGTACTCATCCGCATGCCCACTAAACACTCCAAATGGGAGAATG GAAGGTGATTTTGAGATGAAGCACATTGACAAGGTTGGATCCTCGACATTCAATATCGCTATCGCACCATTCTCTCTGTCAATCCTCGGGGACGACAACGACGCTCCCCTCTGA